A stretch of Mus caroli chromosome 5, CAROLI_EIJ_v1.1, whole genome shotgun sequence DNA encodes these proteins:
- the Tlr1 gene encoding toll-like receptor 1, producing the protein MTKPNSLIFYCIIVLGLTLMKIQLSEECELIIKRPNANLTRVPKGLPLQTTILDLSQNNISELQTSDIVSLSKLTVLIMSYNRLQYLNISVFKFNTELEYLDLSHNELKVISCHPTVSFKHLDLSFNAFDALPICKEFGNMSQLQFLGLSGSRVQSSSVQLIAHLNINKVLLVLGDAYGEKEDPESLQCVSTETLHIVFPSKREFHFLLDVSLSTTIGLELSNIKCVLEDQGCSYFLRALSKLKKNPKLSNLTLNNVETTWNFFINILQIVWHTPVKYFSISNVKLQGQLDFRMFSYSDTSLKALSIHQVVTDVFSFPQSYIYSIFANMNIQNFTMSGTHMVHMLCPSQVSPFLHVDFTDNLLTDMVFKDCRNLVRLKTLSLQKNQLKNLENIILTSAKMTSLQKLDISQNSLRYSDRGIPCSWTQSLLVLNLSSNMLTGSVFRCLPPKVKVLDLHNNRIMSIPKDVTRLQALQELNVASNSLTDLPGCGAFSSLSVLVIDHNSVSHPSEDFFQSCQNVXSLTAGNNPFRCTCELRDFVKNIGQIAREVVEGWPDSYSCDYPESSKGTALQDFHMSPLSCDTVLLTVTIGATMLVLAVTGAFLCLYFDLPWYVRMLCQWTQTRHRARHIPLEELQRNLQFHAFVSXSGHDSAWVKNELLPNLEKDDIRICLHERNFVPGKSIVENIINFIEKSYKSIFVLSPHFIQSEWCHYELYFAHHNLFHEGSDNLILILLAPIPQYSIPTNYHKLKTLMARRTYLEWPTEKNKHGLFWANLRASISVKLVNQAEGTCDTQQ; encoded by the coding sequence ATGACTAAACCAAATTCCCTCATCTTCTACTGTATCATTGTTTTAGGACTGACACTTATGAAaatccaattatctgaggaatgTGAGCTTATCATAAAGAGGCCAAACGCAAACCTTACCAGAGTGCCCAAGGGCCTACCCTTGCAAACAACTATCTTAGATCTATCACAAAACAACATATCTGAGCTTCAGACTTCTGACATCGTCTCATTGTCCAAGCTGACGGTCCTGATAATGTCCTACAACAGACTCCAGTATCTTAATATCAGTGTTTTCAAATTCAACACAGAGCTGGAATATTTGGATTTGTCCCACAATGAGCTAAAGGTGATCTCGTGCCACCCAACAGTCAGCTTCAAGCATTTGGACCTCTCCTTTAATGCCTTTGATGCCCTGCCTATATGCAAAGAATTTGGCAACATGTCCCAACTACAGTTCCTGGGGTTGAGCGGTTCTCGGGTACAAAGTTCAAGTGTGCAGCTGATTGCTCATTTGAACATCAATAAAGTTTTGCTGGTGTTAGGAGATGCTTATGGGGAAAAAGAAGACCCCGAGTCTCTTCAGTGCGTTAGCACTGAGACTCTGCATATTGTTTTCCCGTCGAAAAGagaattccattttcttctggATGTGTCCCTCAGCACTACGATCGGTTTGGAACTGTCTAACATCAAGTGTGTGCTTGAAGACCAGGGCTGCTCTTATTTCTTACGTGCTTTGTCAAAGCTTAAAAAGAATCCAAAGCTCTCAAATCTTACCCTGAACAATGTGGAAACAACGTGGAATTTCTTCATTAATATCCTCCAGATAGTTTGGCATACGCCAGTCAAATATTTCTCAATTTCAAATGTGAAGCTACAAGGTCAACTTGACTTCAGGATGTTCAGTTATTCTGACACTTCTTTGAAGGCTTTGTCGATACATCAAGTTGTCACTGATGTCTTCAGCTTCCCCCAAAGTTACATATACAGTATCTTTGCCAATATGAACATCCAAAACTTTACAATGTCTGGAACACACATGGTCCACATGCTGTGCCCGTCCCAAGTTAGCCCATTTCTGCATGTGGACTTTACAGATAACCTTTTAACAGACATGGTTTTTAAAGATTGTAGAAACTTAGTTAGATTGAAAACACTTAGTTTACAAAAGAATCAGTTAAAAAACCTTGAGAATATAATTCTCACATCTGCGAAGATGACATCCCTACAAAAACTAGACATTAGCCAGAATTCTCTAAGGTACAGTGATAGGGGAATCCCATGCTCCTGGACCCAGAGTTTGTTAGTTTTAAATTTGTCTTCGAATATGCTTACAGGCTCTGTCTTTAGATGCTTACCTCCCAAGGTCAAGGTCCTTGACCTTCACAACAACAGGATAATGAGCATCCCTAAAGATGTCACCCGCCTGCAGGCTTTGCAGGAACTCAATGTAGCATCCAACTCCTTAACTGACCTTCCTGGATGCGGGGCCTTCAGCAGCCTTTCTGTGCTGGTCATCGACCATAACTCAGTTTCCCATCCCTCTGAGGATTTCTTCCAGAGCTGTCAGAATGTTNGATCCCTAACAGCAGGAAACAACCCATTCCGATGCACATGTGAGCTGAGGGACTTTGTCAAGAACATAGGCCAGATAGCAAGAGAAGTGGTGGAGGGCTGGCCTGACTCTTACAGCTGTGACTACCCAGAAAGCTCTAAGGGAACCGCACTGCAGGACTTCCACATGTCTCCATTGTCCTGTGATACTGTTCTGCTGACTGTCACCATCGGGGCCACTATGCTGGTGCTGGCTGTCACTGGGGCTTTCCTCTGTCTCTACTTTGACCTGCCCTGGTATGTGAGGATGCTGTGTCAGTGGACACAGACCAGGCACAGGGCCAGGCACATCCCCTTAGAGGAACTCCAGAGAAACCTCCAGTTCCATGCTTTTGTCTCATANAGTGGGCATGATTCTGCCTGGGTGAAGAACGAATTACTACCCAACCTAGAGAAAGATGACATCCGGATTTGCCTCCATGAGAGGAACTTTGTCCCTGGCAAGAGCATTGTGGAGAACATCATCAATTTCATTGAGAAGAGTTACAAGTCCATCTTTGTGCTGTCTCCCCACTTCATCCAGAGTGAGTGGTGCCATTATGAACTCTATTTTGCCCATCATAATCTCTTCCATGAAGGCTCTGATAACTTAATCCTCATCTTGCTGGCACCCATTCCCCAGTACTCCATCCCTACCAATTACCACAAGCTCAAAACTCTCATGGCACGAAGGACCTATCTGGAATGGCCCACAGAGAAGAACAAGCATGGACTTTTTTGGGCAAACCTAAGAGCATCCATTAGTGTTAAGCTGGTTAACCAGGCAGAAGGAACGTGTGACACACAGCAATAA